A portion of the Citrobacter rodentium NBRC 105723 = DSM 16636 genome contains these proteins:
- the znuA gene encoding zinc ABC transporter substrate-binding protein ZnuA, with amino-acid sequence MLHKNTLLFAALSAALWGGATQAANAAVVASLKPVGFIASAIADGVTETQVLLPDGASEHDYSLRPSDVKRLQGADLVVWIGPEMEAFMEKPASKIADARLVTIAELDAVKPLLIKGADDDEDEHDHDHAHAEKGDAHHHHGDYNMHLWLSPEIARLTAVAIHQKLVELMPQSRAKLDANLKDFEAHLAATDKQVGNELAPLKGKGYFVFHDAYGYYEKHYGLTSLGHFTVNPEIQPGAQRLHEIRTQLVEQKATCVFAEPQFRPAVVEAVARGTSVRMGTLDPLGTNIKLGKTSYSAFLNQLANQYASCLKGD; translated from the coding sequence ATGTTACATAAAAATACGCTTCTTTTCGCTGCATTATCCGCCGCCCTTTGGGGGGGCGCAACCCAGGCCGCTAACGCTGCCGTGGTGGCATCGCTCAAACCCGTTGGCTTTATCGCTTCAGCCATCGCCGACGGGGTGACAGAGACGCAGGTTCTCCTGCCGGACGGGGCCTCCGAGCATGATTATTCTCTGCGTCCATCTGATGTAAAACGCTTACAGGGCGCGGACTTAGTCGTCTGGATCGGGCCGGAAATGGAAGCGTTTATGGAAAAGCCCGCGAGCAAGATTGCGGATGCCAGGCTGGTCACCATTGCGGAACTGGATGCGGTGAAACCGTTGCTCATAAAAGGCGCTGACGATGATGAGGATGAACACGATCACGACCATGCTCACGCGGAAAAAGGTGACGCACATCACCATCACGGTGATTACAACATGCATCTTTGGCTTTCTCCAGAGATAGCGCGGCTTACAGCGGTTGCAATCCATCAAAAATTAGTGGAACTTATGCCGCAAAGTCGAGCCAAACTTGACGCCAACCTGAAGGATTTTGAGGCACACTTAGCCGCAACCGATAAACAGGTCGGTAACGAGCTCGCACCGCTCAAAGGGAAAGGTTATTTCGTTTTTCATGACGCCTACGGCTATTATGAAAAACACTACGGACTCACGTCGTTGGGTCACTTTACCGTAAACCCTGAGATACAACCTGGTGCGCAGCGTTTACATGAAATAAGAACACAGTTGGTTGAGCAAAAAGCCACTTGCGTTTTTGCTGAGCCACAGTTCAGGCCAGCGGTCGTTGAAGCCGTTGCGAGAGGGACATCCGTTCGAATGGGAACGTTGGATCCCCTCGGGACCAATATCAAACTGGGTAAAACGAGCTATTCCGCGTTCTTGAACCAATTAGCGAACCAGTATGCGAGCTGCCTGAAAGGAGATTAA
- the nudB gene encoding dihydroneopterin triphosphate diphosphatase: MAYKQPVSVLVVIYAKDTGKVLMLQRRDDPDFWQSVTGSLEAGETASQAAMREVKEEVAIDVAAEQLTLIDCQRTVEFEIFSHLRHRYAPGVARNTESWFCLALPHERQIVFTEHLAYQWLDAPAAAALTKSWSNRQAIEEFVINIA; this comes from the coding sequence ATGGCATACAAACAGCCTGTCTCGGTGTTGGTCGTCATTTATGCAAAAGACACCGGGAAAGTGCTGATGTTGCAGCGACGCGATGACCCCGACTTCTGGCAGTCGGTCACCGGCAGTCTGGAAGCGGGGGAAACCGCGTCGCAAGCCGCCATGCGTGAAGTAAAGGAAGAGGTCGCCATTGACGTTGCCGCTGAGCAACTGACCTTAATCGACTGTCAGCGCACGGTGGAGTTTGAGATTTTTTCACATTTACGTCATCGCTATGCGCCGGGGGTGGCGCGCAATACAGAATCCTGGTTCTGCCTTGCGTTGCCGCACGAACGGCAGATTGTGTTCACTGAACACCTTGCCTACCAGTGGCTTGATGCGCCCGCGGCGGCGGCGCTTACCAAGTCGTGGAGCAACCGGCAGGCGATTGAAGAATTTGTAATTAATATCGCCTGA
- the znuB gene encoding zinc ABC transporter permease subunit ZnuB, which translates to MIELLLPGWLAGIMLACAAGPLGSFVVWRRMSYFGDTLAHASLLGVAFGLLLDVNPFYAVIAVTLMLAAGLVWLEKRPHLAIDTLLGIMAHSVLSLGLVVVSLMSNIRVDLMAYLFGDLLAVTPQDLIAIALGVMVVLAIIFWQWRNLLSMTISPDLAFVDGVKLQRVKLMLMLVTALTIGVAMKFVGALIITSLLIIPAATARRFARTPEQMAGIAVGIGMIAVTGGLTFSAFYDTPAGPSVVLCAALLFIFSMLKKQPNA; encoded by the coding sequence ATGATTGAATTATTACTGCCTGGCTGGCTGGCCGGGATCATGCTGGCCTGCGCGGCTGGCCCGTTAGGTTCCTTTGTTGTCTGGCGCCGGATGTCTTATTTCGGCGATACCCTGGCCCACGCGTCGCTGCTTGGCGTTGCCTTCGGGCTTCTGCTGGACGTTAATCCTTTTTACGCGGTCATTGCGGTCACGCTGATGCTAGCGGCGGGTCTGGTGTGGCTGGAAAAACGCCCTCACCTCGCCATCGACACCCTGCTAGGCATTATGGCGCACAGCGTGCTGTCGCTGGGTCTGGTGGTGGTGAGCCTGATGTCGAACATCCGCGTCGATCTGATGGCCTACCTGTTCGGCGACCTGCTTGCGGTGACGCCACAGGATCTGATTGCCATCGCCCTCGGCGTGATGGTGGTGCTGGCGATTATCTTCTGGCAATGGCGTAACCTGCTGTCGATGACCATAAGCCCGGACCTGGCGTTTGTCGACGGCGTGAAGCTACAGCGCGTTAAGCTGATGCTGATGCTGGTGACGGCGCTAACGATAGGCGTGGCGATGAAATTTGTGGGGGCGCTGATTATTACATCATTACTGATCATTCCTGCCGCAACGGCACGTCGTTTCGCACGGACACCGGAGCAGATGGCGGGAATTGCGGTCGGGATTGGGATGATAGCCGTTACCGGCGGGCTAACCTTCTCGGCGTTCTATGACACACCGGCAGGTCCATCCGTCGTGCTTTGCGCTGCGCTGCTGTTTATTTTCAGTATGTTGAAAAAACAACCGAATGCCTGA
- the mepM gene encoding murein DD-endopeptidase MepM, translating to MQQIARSVALAFNNLPRPHRVMLGSLTVLTLAVAVWRPYVYHPDSAPIVKTIELEKSEIRSLLPEASEPIDQAAQEDEAIPQDELDDKIAGEAGVHEYVVSTGDTLSSILNQYGIDMSDIAQLAASDKELRNLKIGQQLSWTLTADGDLQRLTWEMSRRETRTYDRTAANAFKMTAETQQGDWVNSLLKGTVGGSFVASAKNAGLTSAEISAVIKAMQWQMDFRKLKKGDEFAVLMSREMLDGKREQSQLLGVRLRSGGKDYYAIRAEDGKFYDRNGTGLAKGFLRFPTAKQFRVSSNFNPRRTNPVTGRVAPHRGVDFAMPQGTPVLSVGDGEVVVAKRSGAAGYYVAVRHGRTYTTRYMHLRKLLVKPGQKVKRGDRIALSGNTGRSTGPHLHYEVWINQQAVNPLTAKLPRTEGLTGKDRADYLAQVKQVVPQLRFD from the coding sequence GTGCAACAGATAGCCCGCTCTGTCGCCCTGGCATTTAATAATCTGCCAAGACCCCATCGCGTTATGCTGGGGTCGCTTACCGTTCTTACCCTGGCCGTCGCAGTATGGCGGCCTTATGTTTACCACCCTGATTCCGCCCCCATCGTTAAAACCATCGAACTGGAAAAAAGCGAAATTCGTTCTCTGCTCCCCGAGGCCAGCGAGCCTATCGACCAGGCGGCGCAGGAGGATGAAGCCATTCCTCAGGACGAACTGGACGATAAAATCGCGGGTGAAGCAGGCGTCCATGAATACGTTGTCTCTACCGGCGATACGCTGAGCAGTATTCTTAATCAGTACGGCATTGATATGAGCGATATCGCCCAGCTCGCCGCTTCGGATAAAGAACTGCGTAACCTGAAGATTGGTCAACAGCTCTCCTGGACGCTGACTGCGGACGGCGATTTACAGCGTCTGACCTGGGAAATGTCGCGTCGGGAGACGCGGACCTATGACCGCACGGCGGCAAACGCTTTTAAAATGACCGCTGAAACGCAGCAGGGTGACTGGGTTAACAGCCTGCTGAAAGGCACGGTCGGCGGCAGCTTTGTCGCCAGCGCTAAAAATGCCGGGCTGACCAGCGCTGAAATCAGCGCGGTAATCAAAGCGATGCAGTGGCAGATGGACTTCCGTAAGCTGAAAAAAGGTGATGAGTTCGCGGTGCTGATGTCGCGTGAGATGCTGGACGGTAAGCGCGAGCAGAGCCAGCTGCTTGGCGTGCGCCTGCGCTCCGGAGGCAAGGACTATTATGCGATCCGCGCCGAAGACGGTAAATTTTACGATCGTAACGGAACCGGGCTGGCGAAAGGCTTCCTGCGTTTCCCGACCGCCAAACAGTTCCGCGTCTCCTCTAACTTCAATCCGCGTCGTACTAACCCGGTAACGGGCCGCGTTGCGCCTCACCGTGGCGTTGACTTCGCCATGCCGCAGGGAACGCCGGTACTTTCCGTTGGCGATGGCGAAGTGGTGGTCGCGAAGCGCAGCGGCGCGGCAGGCTACTATGTGGCGGTGCGTCATGGTCGTACCTATACCACCCGTTATATGCACCTGCGCAAGCTGCTGGTGAAACCGGGGCAGAAGGTTAAACGCGGCGACCGTATTGCGCTCTCCGGTAATACCGGACGTTCCACAGGTCCGCATCTGCATTATGAAGTATGGATTAACCAGCAGGCGGTTAACCCGCTGACGGCGAAACTGCCGCGCACCGAAGGTCTGACCGGTAAGGATCGGGCGGATTATCTGGCGCAGGTTAAGCAGGTTGTGCCGCAGCTGCGATTTGATTAA
- a CDS encoding YebC/PmpR family DNA-binding transcriptional regulator, with amino-acid sequence MAGHSKWANTRHRKAAQDAKRGKIFTKIIRELVTAAKLGGGDPDANPRLRAAIDKALANNMTRDTLNRAIARGVGGDDDANMETIIYEGYGPGGTAIMVECLSDNRNRTVAEVRHAFSKCGGNLGTDGSVAYLFSKKGVISFEQGDEDTIMEAALEAGAEDVVTYDDGAIDVYTAWEDMGKVRDALEAAGLKADSAEVSMIPSTKADMDAETAPKLLRLIDMLEDCDDVQEVYHNGEISDEVAATLE; translated from the coding sequence ATGGCAGGTCATAGTAAATGGGCCAATACCAGACATCGTAAAGCGGCGCAGGACGCTAAGCGCGGTAAAATCTTCACCAAAATCATTCGTGAACTGGTGACGGCGGCCAAACTGGGCGGCGGCGATCCGGACGCAAACCCGCGTCTGCGTGCGGCTATTGATAAAGCCCTGGCCAACAACATGACCCGTGACACCCTGAACCGCGCCATCGCTCGCGGCGTGGGCGGCGATGATGACGCCAACATGGAAACCATCATCTATGAAGGTTACGGTCCTGGCGGCACGGCTATCATGGTGGAATGTCTGTCTGACAACCGTAACCGTACCGTAGCGGAAGTGCGCCATGCGTTCAGCAAATGCGGCGGCAACCTGGGCACCGACGGCTCCGTGGCCTACCTGTTCAGCAAGAAAGGCGTGATCTCTTTCGAGCAGGGCGATGAAGACACCATCATGGAAGCGGCGCTGGAAGCCGGTGCGGAAGACGTTGTGACCTATGATGACGGCGCAATCGACGTCTATACCGCCTGGGAAGATATGGGCAAAGTGCGCGACGCGCTGGAAGCGGCGGGTCTGAAAGCCGACAGCGCAGAAGTATCAATGATTCCGTCAACCAAAGCGGACATGGATGCGGAAACCGCGCCGAAGCTGCTGCGCCTGATTGATATGCTGGAAGACTGTGACGACGTGCAGGAAGTTTACCATAACGGTGAAATCTCTGATGAGGTCGCTGCTACCTTAGAATGA
- the ruvC gene encoding crossover junction endodeoxyribonuclease RuvC produces the protein MSIILGIDPGSRVTGYGVIRQVGRQLTYLGSGCIRTKVDDLPSRLKLIYAGVTEIITQFQPDYFAIEQVFMAKNADSALKLGQARGVAIVAAVNQSLPVFEYAARQVKQTVVGIGSAEKSQVQHMVRTLLKLPANPQADAADALAIAITHCHVSQNAMQMSESRLNLARGRLR, from the coding sequence ATGTCCATCATTCTGGGTATAGACCCCGGCTCCCGCGTTACCGGTTATGGCGTGATTCGCCAGGTTGGCCGCCAGCTGACCTATCTCGGCAGCGGTTGCATTCGCACCAAAGTGGACGATCTCCCGTCGCGCCTGAAGCTGATTTATGCCGGCGTGACGGAAATCATCACCCAGTTCCAGCCGGACTACTTTGCCATTGAGCAGGTGTTTATGGCGAAAAATGCGGATTCTGCGCTTAAGCTGGGGCAGGCGCGCGGCGTGGCGATTGTCGCGGCGGTCAACCAGTCGCTACCGGTATTTGAGTACGCGGCGCGTCAGGTGAAGCAGACCGTGGTGGGCATCGGCAGCGCGGAAAAAAGCCAGGTGCAACATATGGTGCGCACCTTGCTGAAACTTCCGGCTAACCCGCAGGCGGATGCGGCGGATGCGCTGGCGATCGCCATCACGCACTGCCACGTCAGCCAGAATGCGATGCAAATGAGCGAGTCGCGCCTCAATCTTGCGCGAGGCCGTTTGCGATAA
- the ruvA gene encoding Holliday junction branch migration protein RuvA gives MIGRLRGIILEKQPPLVLLEAGGVGYEVHMPMTCFYELPESGKEAIVFTHFVVREDAQLLYGFNNKQERTLFKELIKTNGVGPKLALAILSGMSAQQFVNAVEREDPAALVKLPGIGKKTAERLIVEMKDRFKGLHGDLFTPAADLVLTSPASPAVEDGEQEAVAALVALGYKPQEASRMVSKVARPDASSETLIREALRAAL, from the coding sequence GTGATAGGCAGACTCAGAGGCATTATTCTGGAAAAACAACCCCCGCTGGTGTTACTTGAGGCGGGCGGCGTCGGCTATGAAGTACATATGCCGATGACCTGTTTTTATGAGCTTCCGGAGTCCGGTAAAGAAGCGATTGTCTTCACCCATTTCGTGGTGCGTGAAGATGCGCAGCTGCTGTACGGCTTTAATAATAAGCAGGAGCGCACGCTGTTCAAAGAGTTAATCAAAACCAACGGCGTGGGCCCTAAGCTGGCGCTGGCGATCCTTTCCGGGATGTCGGCGCAGCAGTTTGTTAACGCCGTGGAGCGCGAAGATCCCGCCGCGCTGGTCAAACTGCCGGGCATCGGTAAAAAAACCGCCGAACGCCTGATTGTCGAAATGAAGGACCGCTTCAAGGGGCTGCACGGCGATCTGTTCACTCCGGCGGCCGATCTGGTGCTGACTTCGCCCGCCAGCCCGGCGGTGGAAGATGGCGAGCAGGAAGCGGTTGCGGCGCTGGTGGCGCTGGGCTATAAACCTCAGGAAGCCAGCCGGATGGTGAGCAAAGTCGCCCGTCCGGACGCCAGCAGTGAAACACTGATCCGCGAAGCTCTGCGCGCCGCGTTATGA
- the ruvB gene encoding Holliday junction branch migration DNA helicase RuvB produces the protein MIEADRLISAGATIAEEVADRAIRPKLLDEYIGQPQVRSQMEIFIQAAKLRGDALDHLLIFGPPGLGKTTLANIVANEMGVNLRTTSGPVLEKAGDLAAMLTNLEPHDVLFIDEIHRLSPVVEEVLYPAMEDYQLDIMIGEGPAARSIKIDLPPFTLIGATTRAGSLTSPLRDRFGIVQRLEFYQVPDLQHIVGRSARFMGLEMSEDGALEVARRARGTPRIANRLLRRVRDFAEVKHDGTISAEIAAQALDMLNVDAEGFDYMDRKLLLAVIDKFFGGPVGLDNLAAAIGEERETIEDVLEPYLIQQGFLQRTPRGRMATVRAWNHFGITPPDMP, from the coding sequence ATGATAGAAGCAGATCGCCTGATTTCGGCAGGCGCCACCATCGCGGAAGAGGTCGCCGATCGCGCCATTCGCCCGAAGCTACTCGATGAGTATATTGGTCAGCCGCAGGTACGTTCCCAGATGGAGATTTTCATCCAGGCGGCAAAGCTGCGCGGCGACGCCCTCGATCACCTGCTGATTTTTGGGCCGCCGGGGCTTGGCAAAACGACGCTCGCTAATATTGTCGCCAACGAGATGGGCGTTAACCTGCGCACCACTTCCGGCCCGGTGCTGGAGAAGGCGGGGGATCTGGCGGCGATGCTCACCAACCTTGAGCCGCATGACGTGCTGTTTATTGACGAGATCCATCGCCTGTCACCGGTCGTCGAAGAGGTGCTCTATCCGGCGATGGAGGATTATCAGCTGGATATTATGATTGGCGAAGGTCCTGCGGCGCGCTCGATTAAAATCGATCTGCCGCCGTTTACGCTGATTGGCGCGACCACCCGCGCGGGCTCATTAACCTCGCCGCTGCGCGATCGTTTTGGCATTGTGCAGCGCCTTGAGTTTTATCAGGTGCCGGACCTTCAGCATATCGTCGGCCGCAGCGCCCGCTTTATGGGGCTGGAGATGAGCGAAGACGGGGCGCTGGAGGTAGCGCGACGCGCGCGCGGTACGCCGCGTATCGCCAACCGCCTGCTCAGACGCGTGCGCGATTTTGCCGAAGTGAAGCATGACGGCACCATTTCAGCGGAGATCGCCGCGCAGGCGCTGGATATGCTGAACGTCGACGCCGAAGGCTTTGATTATATGGACCGCAAGCTGCTGCTGGCGGTCATTGATAAATTCTTTGGCGGCCCGGTTGGGCTGGATAACCTGGCGGCGGCGATTGGCGAAGAGCGCGAAACCATTGAGGATGTGCTGGAACCGTATCTGATTCAGCAAGGTTTTCTACAACGTACCCCGCGCGGACGTATGGCGACAGTCCGTGCGTGGAATCATTTCGGCATCACGCCGCCGGATATGCCGTAA
- the znuC gene encoding zinc ABC transporter ATP-binding protein ZnuC, translated as MTSLVSLENVSVSFSQRRVLSDVSLELRPGKILTLLGPNGAGKSTLVRVVLGLIAPDEGVIKRSGKLRIGYVPQKLYLDTTLPLTVSRFLRLRPATRKADILPALKRVHAGHLIDAPMQKLSGGETQRVLLARALLNQPQLLVLDEPTQGVDVNGQVALYDLIDQLRRELDCAVLMVSHDLHLVMAKTDEVLCLNHHICCSGTPEIVSMHPEFISMFGPRGAQQLGIYRHHHNHRHDLQGRIVLRRGNVTHD; from the coding sequence ATGACGAGTTTAGTTTCACTGGAAAACGTCTCGGTCTCCTTCAGCCAGCGCCGCGTCCTCTCTGACGTGTCGCTCGAACTCAGACCCGGCAAAATTTTAACGCTCCTGGGGCCTAACGGCGCCGGAAAATCGACCCTAGTTCGGGTGGTACTGGGCCTGATAGCGCCAGATGAAGGGGTGATCAAGCGCAGCGGCAAGCTGCGTATTGGCTACGTTCCGCAAAAATTGTATCTCGACACCACCCTGCCGCTGACGGTAAGCCGTTTTTTACGCCTGCGTCCCGCGACCCGTAAAGCGGATATCCTCCCTGCCCTCAAGCGCGTCCATGCAGGCCACCTTATTGACGCGCCGATGCAAAAACTCTCCGGCGGCGAAACTCAGCGCGTGCTGCTGGCGCGGGCGCTGCTCAACCAGCCGCAGCTTCTGGTGCTTGATGAACCGACGCAGGGGGTGGACGTCAACGGTCAGGTAGCGTTATACGATCTGATTGACCAGCTGCGTCGCGAGCTGGATTGCGCCGTGCTGATGGTGTCTCACGATCTGCATCTGGTGATGGCGAAAACCGATGAGGTGCTGTGTCTCAATCACCATATCTGCTGTTCTGGCACCCCTGAAATCGTTTCCATGCATCCGGAGTTCATCTCTATGTTCGGCCCCCGTGGGGCGCAGCAGTTGGGGATTTATCGCCATCATCATAACCATCGCCACGACTTACAGGGGCGGATTGTATTGCGCCGGGGAAATGTCACTCATGATTGA
- the lpxM gene encoding lauroyl-Kdo(2)-lipid IV(A) myristoyltransferase (LpxM is lauroyl-Kdo(2)-lipid IV(A) myristoyltransferase, an enzyme characterized in Escherichia coli and involved in biosynthesis of the form of lipid A found in that species and some closely related species.) yields the protein METKKNNIEYIPEFEKSFRHPRHWGAWLGVAAMAGIALTPASFRDPLLAKLGRFAGRMGKSSRRRALINLSLCFPERSEAEREAIVDEMFATAPQAMAMMAELAMRGPEKIQSRVDWQGLEIVEEMRRNDEKVIFLVPHGWGVDIPAMLMASQGQKMAAMFHNQGNPVFDYVWNTVRRRFGGRLHARNDGIKPFIQSVRQGYWGYYLPDQDHGPEHSEFVDFFATYKATLPAIGRLMKVCRARVIPLFPVYNGKTHRLTILVRPPMDDLLTADDNTIARRMNEEVEIFVGPQPEQYTWILKLLKTRKPGEIQPYKRKDLYPIK from the coding sequence ATGGAAACCAAAAAGAATAATATTGAGTACATCCCTGAGTTTGAAAAATCCTTTCGTCATCCCCGCCACTGGGGCGCCTGGCTGGGCGTCGCGGCGATGGCCGGTATCGCTTTAACGCCAGCCTCTTTTCGCGATCCGCTGCTGGCAAAACTGGGCCGCTTTGCCGGGCGCATGGGGAAAAGCTCGCGCCGTCGCGCGCTGATAAATTTATCGTTGTGCTTCCCTGAACGCAGCGAAGCCGAACGTGAAGCCATCGTTGATGAAATGTTCGCTACCGCGCCGCAGGCGATGGCGATGATGGCGGAACTGGCGATGCGCGGACCCGAAAAGATTCAGTCACGCGTCGACTGGCAGGGGCTGGAGATCGTCGAAGAGATGCGGCGTAATGACGAAAAAGTGATTTTTCTGGTGCCGCACGGCTGGGGCGTGGATATTCCGGCGATGCTGATGGCCTCACAGGGGCAGAAAATGGCGGCAATGTTCCATAACCAGGGGAACCCGGTGTTTGATTATGTCTGGAATACCGTGCGCCGCCGGTTTGGCGGACGACTGCACGCGCGTAACGACGGCATCAAGCCATTTATCCAGTCGGTACGCCAGGGATACTGGGGCTACTATCTGCCCGATCAGGATCACGGCCCGGAGCACAGTGAGTTCGTCGATTTCTTCGCCACCTATAAAGCGACGCTGCCGGCGATAGGCCGCCTGATGAAAGTCTGCCGCGCCCGCGTCATCCCGCTGTTCCCGGTCTATAACGGCAAAACCCACCGCCTAACCATTCTGGTTCGCCCGCCAATGGACGATCTGCTGACCGCCGATGACAATACCATCGCCCGGCGGATGAACGAAGAAGTGGAGATTTTTGTCGGCCCGCAACCGGAACAATACACCTGGATCCTGAAGCTGCTGAAAACGCGCAAGCCGGGTGAAATTCAGCCGTATAAGCGCAAGGATCTCTATCCCATCAAATAA